In Haliaeetus albicilla chromosome 2, bHalAlb1.1, whole genome shotgun sequence, a single genomic region encodes these proteins:
- the STAM gene encoding signal transducing adapter molecule 1 isoform X1: protein MPLFATNPFDQDVEKATSEMNTAEDWGLILDICDKVGQSRTGPKDCLRSIMKRVNHKDPHVAMQALTLLGACVSNCGKIFHLEVCSRDFASEVSNVLNKGHPKVCEKLKALMVEWTDEFKNDPQLSLISAMIKNLKEQGVTFPAIGSQAAEQAKASPALVAKDPGTAANKKEEEDLAKAIELSLKEQRQQQTTLSSLYPSTSSLLTNHKHEGRKVRAIYDFEAAEDNELTFKAGELITILDDSDPNWWKGETHQGIGLFPSNFVTADLSAEPEMMKVEKKTVQFSDEVQVETIEPEPEPVYIDEDKMDQLLQMLQSADPSDDQPDLPELLHLEAMCHQMGPLIDEKLEDIDRKHSELSELNVKAMEALSLYNKLMNEDPMYSMYAKLQNQQYYMQSSGVSGSQVYPGQPQSNAYLVAGSAQMGHIQGYNLPPEQLSSLSQGTVTPSASSVLPGQPAQTSYTTAMVGSVAGNTYSNQASVYSPPPATVDVAAYQNAGTNMSQVPNYNLASTPLPQTAGSQQAPPQQPQPPPPQQPQHSYSQKALL, encoded by the exons GCCTAAGGACTGTCTCCGTTCTATTATGAAGAGAGTGAACCATAAAGATCCCCATGTTGCTATGCAAGCATTAACA ctTCTAGGAGCATGTGTTTCAAACTGTGGTAAAATCTTTCATTTAGAAGTCTGTTCAAGAGATTTTGCCAGTGAAGTAAGCAATGTGTTGAATAAG GGTCATCCAAAAGTTTGTGAAAAGCTGAAAGCCCTTATGGTGGAATGGACTGATGAATTCAAGAATGACCCACAGCTTAGTTTAATATCTGCTATGATAAAAAATCTTAAGGAGCAAGGAGTTACTTTTCCAGCTATTGGTTCACAG GCTGCTGAACAGGCAAAAGCAAGTCCCGCTCTAGTTGCCAAAGATCCTGGTACAGCAGCcaataaaaaggaagaggaggatttAGCTAAAG CTATTGAACTGTCACTAAAAGAACAAAGGCAACAGCAAACAACACTTTCCAGTTTGTATCCGAGCACCTCAAGCCTTTTAACAAATCACAAACATGAGGGCCGAAAGGTTCGTGCAATCTATGATTTTGAGGCTGCTGAAGACAACGAATTAACTTTTAAAGCTGGAGAACTTATAACTATCCTTGATGACAG tGATCCAAATTGGTGGAAAGGTGAAACTCATCAGGGTATAGGATTGTTTCCATCTAATTTTGTAACAGCTGATCTTTCTGCTGAGCCAGAAATGA TGAAAGTTGAGAAGAAAACAGTGCAGTTCAGTGATGAAGTTCAAGTAGAGACAATAGAACCTGAGCCTGAACCAGTTTATATTGATGAA GATAAAATGGACCAACTCTTGCAGATGTTACAAAGTGCAGATCCATCTGATGACCAGCCAGACCTCCCAGAATTGCTTCATCTTGAGG CAATGTGCCACCAGATGGGACCTCTCATAGATGAAAAGTTGGAAGACATAGACAG GAAACACTCAGAACTTTCAGAGCTCAATGTTAAAGCAATGGAGGCTCTTTCTTTGTATAACAAATTGATGAATGAAGACCCAATGTATTCCATGTATGCAAAACTACAAAACCAACAGTATTATATGCAGTCATCTGGTGTTTCTGGCTCTCAG GTTTATCCGGGACAACCTCAAAGCAATGCATATTTGGTGGCAGGGAGTGCACAGATGGGCCATATTCAAGGCTATAATCTTCCTCCTGAACAACTCTCTTCTCTCAGCCAAGGCACAGTTACTCCATCTGCCAGCTCAGTACTGCCCGGTCAGCCTGCACAGACATCTTACACAAc tgcaatGGTTGGCTCTGTTGCTGGAAATACTTACTCTAACCAGGCTTCAGTGTATAGTCCACCACCTGCTACTGTTGATGTTGCTGCTTATCAGAATGCTGGAACTAATATGTCCCAGGTGCCAAACTATAACTTAGCATCTACACCTCTGCCACAAACAGCCGGCAGTCAACAAGCACCTCCACAACAACCACAGCCTCCGCCGCCTCAACAGCCACAGCATAGTTACTCACAGAAGGCTCTGCTATAG
- the STAM gene encoding signal transducing adapter molecule 1 isoform X3, giving the protein MNTAEDWGLILDICDKVGQSRTGPKDCLRSIMKRVNHKDPHVAMQALTLLGACVSNCGKIFHLEVCSRDFASEVSNVLNKGHPKVCEKLKALMVEWTDEFKNDPQLSLISAMIKNLKEQGVTFPAIGSQAAEQAKASPALVAKDPGTAANKKEEEDLAKAIELSLKEQRQQQTTLSSLYPSTSSLLTNHKHEGRKVRAIYDFEAAEDNELTFKAGELITILDDSDPNWWKGETHQGIGLFPSNFVTADLSAEPEMMKVEKKTVQFSDEVQVETIEPEPEPVYIDEDKMDQLLQMLQSADPSDDQPDLPELLHLEAMCHQMGPLIDEKLEDIDRKHSELSELNVKAMEALSLYNKLMNEDPMYSMYAKLQNQQYYMQSSGVSGSQVYPGQPQSNAYLVAGSAQMGHIQGYNLPPEQLSSLSQGTVTPSASSVLPGQPAQTSYTTAMVGSVAGNTYSNQASVYSPPPATVDVAAYQNAGTNMSQVPNYNLASTPLPQTAGSQQAPPQQPQPPPPQQPQHSYSQKALL; this is encoded by the exons GCCTAAGGACTGTCTCCGTTCTATTATGAAGAGAGTGAACCATAAAGATCCCCATGTTGCTATGCAAGCATTAACA ctTCTAGGAGCATGTGTTTCAAACTGTGGTAAAATCTTTCATTTAGAAGTCTGTTCAAGAGATTTTGCCAGTGAAGTAAGCAATGTGTTGAATAAG GGTCATCCAAAAGTTTGTGAAAAGCTGAAAGCCCTTATGGTGGAATGGACTGATGAATTCAAGAATGACCCACAGCTTAGTTTAATATCTGCTATGATAAAAAATCTTAAGGAGCAAGGAGTTACTTTTCCAGCTATTGGTTCACAG GCTGCTGAACAGGCAAAAGCAAGTCCCGCTCTAGTTGCCAAAGATCCTGGTACAGCAGCcaataaaaaggaagaggaggatttAGCTAAAG CTATTGAACTGTCACTAAAAGAACAAAGGCAACAGCAAACAACACTTTCCAGTTTGTATCCGAGCACCTCAAGCCTTTTAACAAATCACAAACATGAGGGCCGAAAGGTTCGTGCAATCTATGATTTTGAGGCTGCTGAAGACAACGAATTAACTTTTAAAGCTGGAGAACTTATAACTATCCTTGATGACAG tGATCCAAATTGGTGGAAAGGTGAAACTCATCAGGGTATAGGATTGTTTCCATCTAATTTTGTAACAGCTGATCTTTCTGCTGAGCCAGAAATGA TGAAAGTTGAGAAGAAAACAGTGCAGTTCAGTGATGAAGTTCAAGTAGAGACAATAGAACCTGAGCCTGAACCAGTTTATATTGATGAA GATAAAATGGACCAACTCTTGCAGATGTTACAAAGTGCAGATCCATCTGATGACCAGCCAGACCTCCCAGAATTGCTTCATCTTGAGG CAATGTGCCACCAGATGGGACCTCTCATAGATGAAAAGTTGGAAGACATAGACAG GAAACACTCAGAACTTTCAGAGCTCAATGTTAAAGCAATGGAGGCTCTTTCTTTGTATAACAAATTGATGAATGAAGACCCAATGTATTCCATGTATGCAAAACTACAAAACCAACAGTATTATATGCAGTCATCTGGTGTTTCTGGCTCTCAG GTTTATCCGGGACAACCTCAAAGCAATGCATATTTGGTGGCAGGGAGTGCACAGATGGGCCATATTCAAGGCTATAATCTTCCTCCTGAACAACTCTCTTCTCTCAGCCAAGGCACAGTTACTCCATCTGCCAGCTCAGTACTGCCCGGTCAGCCTGCACAGACATCTTACACAAc tgcaatGGTTGGCTCTGTTGCTGGAAATACTTACTCTAACCAGGCTTCAGTGTATAGTCCACCACCTGCTACTGTTGATGTTGCTGCTTATCAGAATGCTGGAACTAATATGTCCCAGGTGCCAAACTATAACTTAGCATCTACACCTCTGCCACAAACAGCCGGCAGTCAACAAGCACCTCCACAACAACCACAGCCTCCGCCGCCTCAACAGCCACAGCATAGTTACTCACAGAAGGCTCTGCTATAG
- the STAM gene encoding signal transducing adapter molecule 1 isoform X2, whose product MVEYIIQIREKATSEMNTAEDWGLILDICDKVGQSRTGPKDCLRSIMKRVNHKDPHVAMQALTLLGACVSNCGKIFHLEVCSRDFASEVSNVLNKGHPKVCEKLKALMVEWTDEFKNDPQLSLISAMIKNLKEQGVTFPAIGSQAAEQAKASPALVAKDPGTAANKKEEEDLAKAIELSLKEQRQQQTTLSSLYPSTSSLLTNHKHEGRKVRAIYDFEAAEDNELTFKAGELITILDDSDPNWWKGETHQGIGLFPSNFVTADLSAEPEMMKVEKKTVQFSDEVQVETIEPEPEPVYIDEDKMDQLLQMLQSADPSDDQPDLPELLHLEAMCHQMGPLIDEKLEDIDRKHSELSELNVKAMEALSLYNKLMNEDPMYSMYAKLQNQQYYMQSSGVSGSQVYPGQPQSNAYLVAGSAQMGHIQGYNLPPEQLSSLSQGTVTPSASSVLPGQPAQTSYTTAMVGSVAGNTYSNQASVYSPPPATVDVAAYQNAGTNMSQVPNYNLASTPLPQTAGSQQAPPQQPQPPPPQQPQHSYSQKALL is encoded by the exons GCCTAAGGACTGTCTCCGTTCTATTATGAAGAGAGTGAACCATAAAGATCCCCATGTTGCTATGCAAGCATTAACA ctTCTAGGAGCATGTGTTTCAAACTGTGGTAAAATCTTTCATTTAGAAGTCTGTTCAAGAGATTTTGCCAGTGAAGTAAGCAATGTGTTGAATAAG GGTCATCCAAAAGTTTGTGAAAAGCTGAAAGCCCTTATGGTGGAATGGACTGATGAATTCAAGAATGACCCACAGCTTAGTTTAATATCTGCTATGATAAAAAATCTTAAGGAGCAAGGAGTTACTTTTCCAGCTATTGGTTCACAG GCTGCTGAACAGGCAAAAGCAAGTCCCGCTCTAGTTGCCAAAGATCCTGGTACAGCAGCcaataaaaaggaagaggaggatttAGCTAAAG CTATTGAACTGTCACTAAAAGAACAAAGGCAACAGCAAACAACACTTTCCAGTTTGTATCCGAGCACCTCAAGCCTTTTAACAAATCACAAACATGAGGGCCGAAAGGTTCGTGCAATCTATGATTTTGAGGCTGCTGAAGACAACGAATTAACTTTTAAAGCTGGAGAACTTATAACTATCCTTGATGACAG tGATCCAAATTGGTGGAAAGGTGAAACTCATCAGGGTATAGGATTGTTTCCATCTAATTTTGTAACAGCTGATCTTTCTGCTGAGCCAGAAATGA TGAAAGTTGAGAAGAAAACAGTGCAGTTCAGTGATGAAGTTCAAGTAGAGACAATAGAACCTGAGCCTGAACCAGTTTATATTGATGAA GATAAAATGGACCAACTCTTGCAGATGTTACAAAGTGCAGATCCATCTGATGACCAGCCAGACCTCCCAGAATTGCTTCATCTTGAGG CAATGTGCCACCAGATGGGACCTCTCATAGATGAAAAGTTGGAAGACATAGACAG GAAACACTCAGAACTTTCAGAGCTCAATGTTAAAGCAATGGAGGCTCTTTCTTTGTATAACAAATTGATGAATGAAGACCCAATGTATTCCATGTATGCAAAACTACAAAACCAACAGTATTATATGCAGTCATCTGGTGTTTCTGGCTCTCAG GTTTATCCGGGACAACCTCAAAGCAATGCATATTTGGTGGCAGGGAGTGCACAGATGGGCCATATTCAAGGCTATAATCTTCCTCCTGAACAACTCTCTTCTCTCAGCCAAGGCACAGTTACTCCATCTGCCAGCTCAGTACTGCCCGGTCAGCCTGCACAGACATCTTACACAAc tgcaatGGTTGGCTCTGTTGCTGGAAATACTTACTCTAACCAGGCTTCAGTGTATAGTCCACCACCTGCTACTGTTGATGTTGCTGCTTATCAGAATGCTGGAACTAATATGTCCCAGGTGCCAAACTATAACTTAGCATCTACACCTCTGCCACAAACAGCCGGCAGTCAACAAGCACCTCCACAACAACCACAGCCTCCGCCGCCTCAACAGCCACAGCATAGTTACTCACAGAAGGCTCTGCTATAG